TCGACATTATCATCGGGAAATACATTAAATAACAGGAGTCATATATCCGTGCCCGAGTTCAACTGCGCTGCCACGATCATAGGCGCAATGCCCGATAAAGACGCAGCCGCCGCCTGCGCCGGGATAAGCAGGCATCTGGTCGACCTGCCGGCCTGGCCGCAACTGCCGCTGCGCTCGAACCTGGAGAACATGTACGTCCAGTACAGCCAGGGATTCCCCGGCATCGCTGTCGACGGCCAGAAGCTGCACGTCGAACGCGGGCCGGATCTGGACCGCGGCATAGAAAGGCTTTATTACGACTGGAGCGAGAATAAAGCAGGCGGTTACGCCATCGATAAAGAGCATGCGTCCGGCCTGTATTGCATGGCATCGCATAACTCCGCCGCGCCGCCGGTAGTCAAAGGGCAGATCACCGGGCCGATAAGCTGGGGGCTGTGCGTTACCGACGGCGAGGGCAAGGGCATAATCTACGATGAAACTCTGGCCGACGCGGTCAGCAAGTTCCTCAAGCTGAAAGTAGCCTGGCTGGAAGGTTTTATGCGTTCCTTCTCCAGGCAGACGGTTATCTTTGTGGATGAACCGTACCTGGCTTCACTGGGCTCGGCCTTTGTGGCATTGCCCAACGAGCAGATTACAGGACAGTTAACAGAGGTCCTGAGCGGCATAAAAGGCATCAAAGGCATACACTGCTGCGGAGGGACGGACTGGTCGCTGTTGCTGGGACTGCCCATCGACATCATCAGCTTCGATGCCTATAGCTACCTGGATTCGGTATTGTGTTACCGTCAGGAGCTGCTGTCCCACATCCGCAGTGGCCGATCCATCGCCTGGGGCATCGTTCCCAACGATGAGGAGGCGCTGAAAAAAGAGACCCCTGCCGGCCTTTTCGACAGGTTCGGGGACGCGCTGTCGCACCTGACCGGAGACGGGATTTCCATACGTCAGGTGGTCCGGCAAAGCCTGGTTACACCGAGCTGCGCGCTGTTATCCCTCACGCATGACGGAGTAGAATATGTCTATAATTTGTTAACGGAGCTATCATCCCGGGCGAGGCGAAAATATGGTTCGTAAATGACCGCTGAAGTTGAAATCTACGGCCGCATTAGCGATAATACATAGCGAGTTCTATATAAGGTGTAAATATTAGGTGATATAAGATGAACAAACGCAAGAAAATGGCACTGCTCAAGCACCGCCGCAAGAGAAAAAAGTTTGAAGAGCGCAGAAAGGCTCTGAACCTCGCCTCCGGCGTGGTAACCAAACCGGCTGTCAAGACAGCTGCCAAAAAAGAGATCGAGATACCCAAGCCCGTTAAAGCGCTGGCCGACATGCTTAAAACACCGCCCGCCAAAAAGCCGGCGGTTAAGAAAGAGAAGCCCGAGCCGGTAAAGGCTGCAGCGGCTGAAAAGGTGGAAAAACCCAAGAAGGCGCCGGCCAAAAAGAAAGCCGGCCCGGCATCCGGGTCTACTGCCGCAGCCAAGGCGACGGCGCCTAAAAAGCCAGCCGCCCGGAAAAAGAAACCAGAGTCCGCCGAAGGGGGTTGATGGGGCAAGCTTATCTGCTAACGGGCATGCCCGGCACAGGTAAAACCAGCATCATCAAAGAAGCGATCACGCAGTCGAAGTGCAATGCTGGCGGCTTCTTCACGCAGGAAATCCGGAACGTGGGCATACGGGAAGGTTTCCGCATAGTCACCCTGGACAATAAAGAGGGTGTGCTGGCGCATATAACCATCGAGAGCCCTTTCCGCGTGGGCAAATACGGTGTGGATATCGATGTGCTCAACACCACCGGGATCGACGCTATCTATAACGCCATCGAGCACAACGACATAGTTGTGATCGATGAGATAGGTAAAATGGAGCTTTTCTCCCCGCGCTTCATTCAGGCTGTGCAGGACGCCCTGAGCAGCCCCAAGAAGGTGCTGGGCACGATAACCCTCAAACCGCACCCGCTGGCGGATACCATCAGACAGATCAGGAACATCAAGGTAACCGAGCTGACGCGCAATAACCAGAGATACGTGCTGGCCGAGATGCTGGCCTGGCTGGCATATACCGGTAAATGAAGATAAACCTGGTCCCCATCGGTGATATAGATGCCGGCGTCCTCCAGCAGTTGAAAGACGGATTGGAAGCCGTGTTCGGATGTCCCGTACGTATTGATCAGTCCATCGAAATACCGCAAGACGCATTCGACCGCGCCAGGGACCAGTATCTGTCCGATATCCTGCTCGACAGACTGCGGCGGCACGAACAAAAAGCCGATCACCTGCTGGGGGTGACCGGGGCCGACATCTTCACCCACGGCCTCAACTTCGTATTCGGCCAGGCCGACGACGTCAACCGCGTGGCGGTGATATCCCTCAACAGGTTGAGAGACGAGCAAAGCGCCCTTGAAGGCGGAGAACAGCTGTTGTTGGAGAGGTCGCTCAAAGAGGCCGTTCACGAGCTGGGGCACACGCTGGGGCTGGTGCATTGCGGGGACGTTAAATGCGTCATGCATTTCTCCAACAGCCTGGTCGACACGGACGTTAAAGGCCTCTATTTCTGCAGCCGTTGCCGTCCGAAACTGATAGAATAAACGTCGACTATTTAGATGTAGCCTGCTATAGCAGGTTCTATCCAATAACACAGCAGGAGGCTTGCGTGAAGAAACTGGACGACTACAGCGGCGATTTCAATCCCGATCTGAAGCCGAGCGATTTTTCCTACGAAGCGCTGGAGAAGCTCATCAAGATTTACGCAAAGCTTTACAAGGCGCTGGATGGCTTCTGGTACCTTGCCCTCATGGAGAAGCAGGGCAACGACGAGGCGCTGGCTTGCGACATACTGGTATGGGAGAAACTCTGCCTCTACGAGATGAAAAAGATCAGCGAGGGCTTCAATATTAAAGGAAATGATGTGAAGTCCATGATGAAAGCCTTTCAGCTCAGCCCGTGGGCCTGGAATATCAAATCGGAATTCGAGCTTGTCAACGACAACCACGTTATCTGGAAGGTGCTGCACTGTCCCACCGTCCAGGCGCTTGAGCGCGAGGGGCGCGGAAGGGAGAACGATATCTGCAACAACGTGGAGGTCAGGCTGAACAGAATGTATGCCTCCTTCTTCAATCCGGACATCCAGGTCAACTGCCTGAAAACGCCGCCGCGCGAGAGCGAAAATGACTACTACTGCCGCTGGGAATTCAAGCTGTAATTTTTTTTCGGCGCCTCTATTGACAAATAAATTTTTTACTCCTAATATAATATTGTCCATCGACCCGCATGGGCGGTGAGTCAAAGTCAGGGTAATTGAATAAAAAGCCCGCTTGGATCAGCGATGACCGAGACGGCGTATACAGAGTGACTGTAATGACCTTCCCGGCTGCTGCCTGGAAGGTTTTTTTATTGCCCTGAAGGCATAGAAAGATGAAACAGACTATTGGAATCATCGGCGCCGGGATGACCGGCACAGCGCTCGCGGTCCGCCTGTGGCAGTGGGGTTATGAAATCATAGCCGTCAGCAGCAGGAGCATCGAGTCGGCGCGTCGGCTATCTTCATTTGTCAGCGGCTGCAAGGTATGTGAAGGCCCGCAGCAGGTCGCAGACCTGGCTTCAGTGGTCTTCATCACCACGCCTGATGATGTCATCCCCGATATCGCCGCCGGCGTCAGGTGGCGCCCCGGGCAGATCGCAGTCCACTGCAGCGGCGTACATTCCATAGAAATACTGGAGCCGGCCGCCTCGAGCGGCGCGCACGTCTGCTGCCTGCATCCGCTGCAAACCTTTGCCGGCATCGAAGAGGCCATCAATAATATATCCGGATCCACCTTCGCCCTGGAGGGCGATGAAGTCGGGCTGGCGGCTGCCACCGAAATGGCGCAGGCGCTGGAAGGAAATATCATCCTGCTCAAGGCAGGAGACAAGGTAAAATACCACATCGCCGCCGTCACGCTTTCAAATTACCTGGTCGCACTGATGAAAACCTCCGCCGACCTGTGGCAATCCTTCGGCATACCCCAGGAGGAGGCCGTCAAAGCCCTGTTGCCCCTGCTCAAGGGAACGGTCCGGAACATCGAGCGTGTGGGCATACCGGGCTGTCTGACCGGCCCCATCGCCAGGGGAGACGTCGAAACCGTGCGCAAGCATATCAACACGCTGGCAACGGAGCAGCCGGATAGAGCAGGCATTTACCGCGTGATGGGACTGAAAACGCTGGAGATCGCCCAGGCCAAGGGCAGGATCAGCCTTGAGACCGCCGAAGAGATACGTTCCCTGTTGAACGGGATGACCGCTACAAAAGCTCCCGACTACAGGGATACCTTTAATAATTACGACCTCGAATTCGCCTCCAGATATTTTTCAATGTCGACGGATGAATAAAGATGTACTCACATAGTCACGACCGGCAAGGAGATAAAAGGATGTCAACTTACAGGACCATGCTCAAAAGCAAAATACACAGGGCAAGGGTGACCGACTGCAACATCGATTACGAGGGCAGCATCACCATCGACAGCGACCTGCTCAGGGCGGCCGATATACTGCCTTACGAGAAAGTTGAGATCCTCAATATCAACAACGGGGCCAGGTTCAGCACCTATGCCATCGAGGGCGAGCCGGGATCGGGCTGCATCTGCCTGAACGGCGCCGCCGCCAGGCTGGCCTGTCTGGACGACCTGGTCATTATCCTCACTTACCATGAAGTGCCGTCGGATGAGGCCGAAAAAGCTAAACCCCGCCTGGTATACGTGGACAGGCGTAACCGGATTACATCCGTCAAAAACGTTGACTCCTGGATGGACGACCTGATAGCGGCAAGATAGCCGGAGGCTGGCATCCATGCCGATCACGATCAACAAAATCCAGGACCTGAAAAACGCCGGCGAGAAGATCGTCATGCTCACGGCGTACGATTACTCCACCGCCAGAGTCGTAGATGAGGCGGGAGCGCATCTCATTCTTGTCGGCGATACCCTTGGCATGGTTGTCCTGGGCTACAGCACCACCATACCCGTCACCATGGACGAGATGCTGCATCATGTCAAAGCCGTGGTCAGGGGCGCTGTAAACGCGCTGGTCGTCGGTGATATGCCCTTCATGGCCTATCAGACAAGCGCCAAGGACGCCCTGCGCAACGCCGGCAGGATGCTGAAAGAGGGCGGCTGCCAGGCCGTCAAACTGGAGGGCGGCGCG
This genomic window from Dehalococcoidia bacterium contains:
- a CDS encoding methionine synthase; translation: MPEFNCAATIIGAMPDKDAAAACAGISRHLVDLPAWPQLPLRSNLENMYVQYSQGFPGIAVDGQKLHVERGPDLDRGIERLYYDWSENKAGGYAIDKEHASGLYCMASHNSAAPPVVKGQITGPISWGLCVTDGEGKGIIYDETLADAVSKFLKLKVAWLEGFMRSFSRQTVIFVDEPYLASLGSAFVALPNEQITGQLTEVLSGIKGIKGIHCCGGTDWSLLLGLPIDIISFDAYSYLDSVLCYRQELLSHIRSGRSIAWGIVPNDEEALKKETPAGLFDRFGDALSHLTGDGISIRQVVRQSLVTPSCALLSLTHDGVEYVYNLLTELSSRARRKYGS
- a CDS encoding nucleoside-triphosphatase; the encoded protein is MGQAYLLTGMPGTGKTSIIKEAITQSKCNAGGFFTQEIRNVGIREGFRIVTLDNKEGVLAHITIESPFRVGKYGVDIDVLNTTGIDAIYNAIEHNDIVVIDEIGKMELFSPRFIQAVQDALSSPKKVLGTITLKPHPLADTIRQIRNIKVTELTRNNQRYVLAEMLAWLAYTGK
- a CDS encoding archaemetzincin family Zn-dependent metalloprotease produces the protein MKINLVPIGDIDAGVLQQLKDGLEAVFGCPVRIDQSIEIPQDAFDRARDQYLSDILLDRLRRHEQKADHLLGVTGADIFTHGLNFVFGQADDVNRVAVISLNRLRDEQSALEGGEQLLLERSLKEAVHELGHTLGLVHCGDVKCVMHFSNSLVDTDVKGLYFCSRCRPKLIE
- a CDS encoding DUF6125 family protein — protein: MKKLDDYSGDFNPDLKPSDFSYEALEKLIKIYAKLYKALDGFWYLALMEKQGNDEALACDILVWEKLCLYEMKKISEGFNIKGNDVKSMMKAFQLSPWAWNIKSEFELVNDNHVIWKVLHCPTVQALEREGRGRENDICNNVEVRLNRMYASFFNPDIQVNCLKTPPRESENDYYCRWEFKL
- a CDS encoding DUF2520 domain-containing protein is translated as MKQTIGIIGAGMTGTALAVRLWQWGYEIIAVSSRSIESARRLSSFVSGCKVCEGPQQVADLASVVFITTPDDVIPDIAAGVRWRPGQIAVHCSGVHSIEILEPAASSGAHVCCLHPLQTFAGIEEAINNISGSTFALEGDEVGLAAATEMAQALEGNIILLKAGDKVKYHIAAVTLSNYLVALMKTSADLWQSFGIPQEEAVKALLPLLKGTVRNIERVGIPGCLTGPIARGDVETVRKHINTLATEQPDRAGIYRVMGLKTLEIAQAKGRISLETAEEIRSLLNGMTATKAPDYRDTFNNYDLEFASRYFSMSTDE
- the panD gene encoding aspartate 1-decarboxylase, whose amino-acid sequence is MSTYRTMLKSKIHRARVTDCNIDYEGSITIDSDLLRAADILPYEKVEILNINNGARFSTYAIEGEPGSGCICLNGAAARLACLDDLVIILTYHEVPSDEAEKAKPRLVYVDRRNRITSVKNVDSWMDDLIAAR